The nucleotide sequence CGCCGATCGACGACCTGCCCACGCCCGTCACCTTCTGCGAGATCTTCCCGCCCGACGACTTCCCCCTCTACTTCTACCGCCGCCCGAAGGCGCCCGACCTCTGCATCGAGGCCGACGCGCTCGACCGGGCGGCGATCCAGGGCGCGCGCGTCTACTGGTCCACCGTCACGGGCCTCAGCGAGGAGCCGAGCCGATCCGCGCACCACGCCGCGTGGGCCGCCCGCGCGCGCCGGCCGCTCACGGTGCTCGACCTCGACTACCGGCCGATGTTCTGGTCGTCCCCCGCGGACGCGACCCGCGAGGTCGGCCGCGCGCTCGAGCACGTGACCGTCGCCGTCGGCAACCGCGAGGAGTGCGAGATCGCGGTGGGGGAGACGGATCCGCTCCGGGCCGCCGACGCGCTGCTCGACCGCGGCGTCGAGCTCGCGATCGTCAAGCAGGGTCCGAAGGGCGTGCTCGCGAAGACGCGCGACGAGACCGTGGAGGTGCCGCCGTACCCGGTCGAGGTCGTCAACGGGCTCGGCGCGGGCGACGGCTTCGGCGGCGCGCTCGTGCACGGGCTGCTCGCCGGCTGGGACCTCGAGCGGATCCTGCGCTTCGCCAACGTCGCGGGCGCCATCGTCGCCTCCCGCCGCGAGTGCTCCACCGCCATGCCGACGACCGCCGAGGTCGAGGCCGTGCTGGAGCGCATCCGATGACGTCGGTCGACGCGACCCGGGCGCCTGCCGAGGCGCTCCGCGCGGGTGATCTGCCGGGCGCGCTCCAGGCGCTCCGCGACGTGCGCGCCACGGATCCCGACGCCGTCGCCCGCGCG is from Clavibacter sp. A6099 and encodes:
- the iolC gene encoding 5-dehydro-2-deoxygluconokinase translates to MSSAENAASAENAASAPTPTHDVITIGRVGVDLYPLQDGVGLEDVETFGKYLGGSAANVAVAAARHGRSAALISRTGDDPFGRYVTRELERLGVSAEFVTPIDDLPTPVTFCEIFPPDDFPLYFYRRPKAPDLCIEADALDRAAIQGARVYWSTVTGLSEEPSRSAHHAAWAARARRPLTVLDLDYRPMFWSSPADATREVGRALEHVTVAVGNREECEIAVGETDPLRAADALLDRGVELAIVKQGPKGVLAKTRDETVEVPPYPVEVVNGLGAGDGFGGALVHGLLAGWDLERILRFANVAGAIVASRRECSTAMPTTAEVEAVLERIR